In one Solanum lycopersicum chromosome 11, SLM_r2.1 genomic region, the following are encoded:
- the LOC101265989 gene encoding DNA repair protein RAD4 isoform X2, with protein sequence MRTRNQAKRQNQSTASEDSLKHYGEKESQSGCKDEASGNETLANISRGAVGKLLKRVNKSRGSRGLKTDDSYLRKQDTIVEPENGSSEAEKQLTGTTVVRTTLDAKCCTTDVLQNVPSEVEHGSTDVQCQSIEREDELDGIDWEDGPVDTLKSESNVKEDTINGVTVEFDAPPDPSKQKTVRRATAQEKELAELVHKVNLLCLLARGRFVDSACNDPLIQASLLSLLPAHLLKLTDAPKLTAKALAPLVNWIHSHFRVRGANDMEKPFHSALASTLESQEGTPEEVAALSVALFRALNLTTSPGLYTMRIHLNVQVSGRELSCVEQSNSETISSRLNYFYDLYSPVGNKFVSILDVASLKPEIEKSYPSGKGPSKAGSGIFSSSTLMVAGPKCSPLSPAKSMAYGKHNVSDKTSTSAGQATNDKSRETITDKSNKRMSASTSDAQGDSNDACIKKKEQPKRKGDLEFEMQLEMALSTTAVEIARNTMISDVKDVGSTSSNVSPFKKKKIKAEECSTSSHGISTAVGSKKVGAPLYWAEVYCSGENLTGKWVHVDVVNAITDGEQNVEAAAAACKLPLRYVVAFAGNGAKDVTRRYCTKWYKIASERVNSIWWDAVLAPLKELESVATSDVVHFAQGATRSSLEDMELETRELTEPLPTNQQAYRSHHLYIIERWLNKNQILYPKGPVLGFCSGHPVYPRSCVRTLQRKERWLREGLQVKANEIPAKVLKRSGKQNKGHDVEDDDYGEGDCEGTVALYGQWQTEPLFLPPAVNGIVPKNERGQVDVWSEKCLPPGTVHLRLPRLVPIAKRLQIDFSPAMVGFEFRNGRSLPVYEGIVVCTEFKDAILEAYAEEEVRREAKERRRTEAEALSRWYQLLSSLITRQRLHNCYVDGASSQSAVNIATSNDKSSLLAGGSENTRSARQEKSEIAKSNSPPFVLAENHEHVFFVEDQTVDEESSTRTKRCRCGFSVQYEEL encoded by the exons CAAGTGAAGACTCTTTGAAACACTATGGTGAGAAAGAGAGCCAAAGCGGCTGCAAAGACGAAGCCAGTGGCAATG AAACTCTGGCAAACATATCTCGAGGTGCAGTGGGGAAACTTCTGAAACGAGTCAACAAGTCACGTGGCTCTCGGGGTCTGAAAACAGATGATAGTTACCTACGCAAACAGGATACCATCGTCGAG CCAGAGAATGGATCAAGTGAGGCAGAAAAGCAGCTTACTGGTACTACAGTTGTAAGGACTACATTAGATGCTAAATGCTGCACTACAGATGTGTTACAAAATGTGCCATCGGAAGTGGAACATGGAAGTACAGATGTTCAGTGTCAGAGTATTGAGAGGGaagatgaacttgatggtattGATTGGGAAGATGGGCCAGTTGATACTTTGAAGTCTGAAAGCAATGTTAAGGAAGATACAATCAATGGTGTGACTGTTGAGTTTGATGCTCCGCCTGATCCTAGTAAACAGAAGACAGTACGCCGAGCAACTGCACAAGAAAAG GAATTGGCTGAGCTTGTGCATAAGGTTAACTTGCTTTGTTTACTAGCAAGGGGCAGGTTTGTAGATAGCGCTTGCAATGATCCTCTTATCCAG GCTTCGTTACTTTCACTGCTGCCTGCACATCTGCTGAAGTTGACCGATGCTCCAAAACTTACTGCAAAGGCACTAGCTCCTCTTGTCAATTGG ATCCATAGTCATTTCCGTGTTAGAGGTGCAAATGATATGGAGAAGCCATTTCATTCAGCTTTGGCATCAACTCTCGAGTCCCAGGAAGGGACCCCAGAAGAg GTTGCTGCATTATCTGTGGCCCTGTTTAGGGCCTTGAATCTTACGACCAG TCCTGGATTGTATACCATGAGGATTCATTTAAATGTGCAAGTCAGTGGGAGGGAGTTAAGCTGTGTAGAGCAGTCAAACTCTGAAACTATCTCAAGTcggttgaattatttttatgactTGTATTCCCCAGTTGGTAATAA GTTCGTATCAATCTTGGATGTGGCTTCTTTGAAGCCTGAAATTGAGAAATCATATCCCTCTGGTAAAGGCCCTAGTAAGGCTGGTAGTGGGATATTTAGCTCTTCAACATTGATGGTGGCTGGACCAAAGtgttctcctctctctcctGCTAAATCTATGGCTTATGGCAAGCACAATGTTTCTGATAAGACTTCAACATCTGCTGGCCAAGCTACCAATGACAAGTCTAGAGAAACTATTACAGATAAGTCTAATAAAAGAATGTCAGCATCGACATCAGATGCTCAGGGTGATTCTAATGAtgcatgtattaaaaaaaaagagcagCCAAAGAGAAAAGGGGACCTTGAATTTGAGATGCAGTTGGAAATGGCTCTTTCTACGACCGCAGTTGAAATTGCTAGGAACACTATGATCTCAGATGTGAAGGATGTAGGAAGCACTTCATCAAATGTATCACctttcaaaaagaagaaaattaaagcAGAAGAGTGTTCAACTTCCTCTCATGGAATATCAACTGCTGTTGGATCTAAGAAAGTAGGGGCACCTCTATACTGGGCAGAGGTCTACTGCAGTGGTGAGAACCTGACTGGGAAGTGGGTGCATGTTGATGTTGTAAATGCAATCACTGATGGAGAGCAAAATGTGGAAGCTGCAGCAGCTGCATGCAAGTTGCCTTTAAGATATGTTGTTGCTTTTGCTGGAAATGGAGCTAAAGATGTGACACGCAG GTACTGTACAAAGTGGTACAAGATAGCATCTGAACGAGTCAACTCAATTTGGTGGGATGCAGTATTGGCACCATTAAAGGAGTTGGAGTCGGTTGCCACCAGTGATGTAGTTCATTTTGCACAAGGAG CAACCAGGAGCTCTCTCGAAGACATGGAGTTGGAAACAAGGGAACTGACTGAACCTCTTCCAACAAATCAACAG GCTTACAGAAGCCATCACCTATACATAATTGAAAGATGGCTTAACAAAAATCAGATACTCTACCCCAAAGGACCTGTATTAGGTTTTTGTTCTGGTCATCCAGTATACCCACGATCTTGTGTACGAACACTCCAAAGAAAGGAAAGATGGCTTCGCGAGGGGCTCCAAGTGAAAGCTAATGAGATACCCGCAAAg GTTCTGAAGCGTTCCGGAAAGCAGAACAAAGGACATGATGTTGAAGATGATGATTATGGCGAGGGAGATTGTGAAGGAACTGTCGCTCTCTATGGACAGTGGCAAACTGAACCACTGTTTCTTCCTCCTGCAGTAAATGGCATTGTACCTAAG AATGAGCGAGGTCAAGTGGATGTCTGGTCCGAGAAGTGCCTTCCACCCGGTACAGTCCATTTGAGATTGCCAAGGTTGGTTCCTATTGCTAAAAGGCTGCAAATAGATTTTTCACCTGCTATGGTTGGATTTGAATTCCGAAATGGTCGATCTCTACCTGTTTATGAGGGGATTGTGGTGTGTACCGAGTTCAAGGATGCAATTCTTGAG GCATATGCAGAAGAAGAGGTGAGAAGAGAGGCCAAAGAGCGGAGGAGGACTGAAGCAGAAGCTCTTTCTAGGTGGTATCAGCTTCTTTCATCACTTATTACCCGACAGAGGCTGCACAATTGTTACGTAGACGGGGCATCCTCACAATCAGCAGTCAATATTGCAACATCCAACGATAAATCCTCCTTACTAGCTGGTGGCAGTGAGAACACGAGGAGCGCTCGTCAAGAAAAATCTGAGATAGCCAAATCTAATAGTCCACCATTTGTACTTGCAGAAAACCATGAGCATGTTTTCTTTGTAGAAGATCAGACTGTTGATGAAGAAAGTTCAACAAGGACGAAACGATGTCGTTGTGGCTTTTCAGTTCAATATGAGGAGTTGTAG
- the LOC101265989 gene encoding DNA repair protein RAD4 isoform X4, whose product MRTRNQAKRQNQSTASEDSLKHYGEKESQSGCKDEASGNETLANISRGAVGKLLKRVNKSRGSRGLKTDDSYLRKQDTIVEPENGSSEAEKQLTGTTVVRTTLDAKCCTTDVLQNVPSEVEHGSTDVQCQSIEREDELDGIDWEDGPVDTLKSESNVKEDTINGVTVEFDAPPDPSKQKTVRRATAQEKELAELVHKVNLLCLLARGRFVDSACNDPLIQASLLSLLPAHLLKLTDAPKLTAKALAPLVNWIHSHFRVRGANDMEKPFHSALASTLESQEGTPEEVAALSVALFRALNLTTRFVSILDVASLKPEIEKSYPSGKGPSKAGSGIFSSSTLMVAGPKCSPLSPAKSMAYGKHNVSDKTSTSAGQATNDKSRETITDKSNKRMSASTSDAQGDSNDACIKKKEQPKRKGDLEFEMQLEMALSTTAVEIARNTMISDVKDVGSTSSNVSPFKKKKIKAEECSTSSHGISTAVGSKKVGAPLYWAEVYCSGENLTGKWVHVDVVNAITDGEQNVEAAAAACKLPLRYVVAFAGNGAKDVTRRYCTKWYKIASERVNSIWWDAVLAPLKELESVATSDVVHFAQGATRSSLEDMELETRELTEPLPTNQQAYRSHHLYIIERWLNKNQILYPKGPVLGFCSGHPVYPRSCVRTLQRKERWLREGLQVKANEIPAKVLKRSGKQNKGHDVEDDDYGEGDCEGTVALYGQWQTEPLFLPPAVNGIVPKNERGQVDVWSEKCLPPGTVHLRLPRLVPIAKRLQIDFSPAMVGFEFRNGRSLPVYEGIVVCTEFKDAILEAYAEEEVRREAKERRRTEAEALSRWYQLLSSLITRQRLHNCYVDGASSQSAVNIATSNDKSSLLAGGSENTRSARQEKSEIAKSNSPPFVLAENHEHVFFVEDQTVDEESSTRTKRCRCGFSVQYEEL is encoded by the exons CAAGTGAAGACTCTTTGAAACACTATGGTGAGAAAGAGAGCCAAAGCGGCTGCAAAGACGAAGCCAGTGGCAATG AAACTCTGGCAAACATATCTCGAGGTGCAGTGGGGAAACTTCTGAAACGAGTCAACAAGTCACGTGGCTCTCGGGGTCTGAAAACAGATGATAGTTACCTACGCAAACAGGATACCATCGTCGAG CCAGAGAATGGATCAAGTGAGGCAGAAAAGCAGCTTACTGGTACTACAGTTGTAAGGACTACATTAGATGCTAAATGCTGCACTACAGATGTGTTACAAAATGTGCCATCGGAAGTGGAACATGGAAGTACAGATGTTCAGTGTCAGAGTATTGAGAGGGaagatgaacttgatggtattGATTGGGAAGATGGGCCAGTTGATACTTTGAAGTCTGAAAGCAATGTTAAGGAAGATACAATCAATGGTGTGACTGTTGAGTTTGATGCTCCGCCTGATCCTAGTAAACAGAAGACAGTACGCCGAGCAACTGCACAAGAAAAG GAATTGGCTGAGCTTGTGCATAAGGTTAACTTGCTTTGTTTACTAGCAAGGGGCAGGTTTGTAGATAGCGCTTGCAATGATCCTCTTATCCAG GCTTCGTTACTTTCACTGCTGCCTGCACATCTGCTGAAGTTGACCGATGCTCCAAAACTTACTGCAAAGGCACTAGCTCCTCTTGTCAATTGG ATCCATAGTCATTTCCGTGTTAGAGGTGCAAATGATATGGAGAAGCCATTTCATTCAGCTTTGGCATCAACTCTCGAGTCCCAGGAAGGGACCCCAGAAGAg GTTGCTGCATTATCTGTGGCCCTGTTTAGGGCCTTGAATCTTACGACCAG GTTCGTATCAATCTTGGATGTGGCTTCTTTGAAGCCTGAAATTGAGAAATCATATCCCTCTGGTAAAGGCCCTAGTAAGGCTGGTAGTGGGATATTTAGCTCTTCAACATTGATGGTGGCTGGACCAAAGtgttctcctctctctcctGCTAAATCTATGGCTTATGGCAAGCACAATGTTTCTGATAAGACTTCAACATCTGCTGGCCAAGCTACCAATGACAAGTCTAGAGAAACTATTACAGATAAGTCTAATAAAAGAATGTCAGCATCGACATCAGATGCTCAGGGTGATTCTAATGAtgcatgtattaaaaaaaaagagcagCCAAAGAGAAAAGGGGACCTTGAATTTGAGATGCAGTTGGAAATGGCTCTTTCTACGACCGCAGTTGAAATTGCTAGGAACACTATGATCTCAGATGTGAAGGATGTAGGAAGCACTTCATCAAATGTATCACctttcaaaaagaagaaaattaaagcAGAAGAGTGTTCAACTTCCTCTCATGGAATATCAACTGCTGTTGGATCTAAGAAAGTAGGGGCACCTCTATACTGGGCAGAGGTCTACTGCAGTGGTGAGAACCTGACTGGGAAGTGGGTGCATGTTGATGTTGTAAATGCAATCACTGATGGAGAGCAAAATGTGGAAGCTGCAGCAGCTGCATGCAAGTTGCCTTTAAGATATGTTGTTGCTTTTGCTGGAAATGGAGCTAAAGATGTGACACGCAG GTACTGTACAAAGTGGTACAAGATAGCATCTGAACGAGTCAACTCAATTTGGTGGGATGCAGTATTGGCACCATTAAAGGAGTTGGAGTCGGTTGCCACCAGTGATGTAGTTCATTTTGCACAAGGAG CAACCAGGAGCTCTCTCGAAGACATGGAGTTGGAAACAAGGGAACTGACTGAACCTCTTCCAACAAATCAACAG GCTTACAGAAGCCATCACCTATACATAATTGAAAGATGGCTTAACAAAAATCAGATACTCTACCCCAAAGGACCTGTATTAGGTTTTTGTTCTGGTCATCCAGTATACCCACGATCTTGTGTACGAACACTCCAAAGAAAGGAAAGATGGCTTCGCGAGGGGCTCCAAGTGAAAGCTAATGAGATACCCGCAAAg GTTCTGAAGCGTTCCGGAAAGCAGAACAAAGGACATGATGTTGAAGATGATGATTATGGCGAGGGAGATTGTGAAGGAACTGTCGCTCTCTATGGACAGTGGCAAACTGAACCACTGTTTCTTCCTCCTGCAGTAAATGGCATTGTACCTAAG AATGAGCGAGGTCAAGTGGATGTCTGGTCCGAGAAGTGCCTTCCACCCGGTACAGTCCATTTGAGATTGCCAAGGTTGGTTCCTATTGCTAAAAGGCTGCAAATAGATTTTTCACCTGCTATGGTTGGATTTGAATTCCGAAATGGTCGATCTCTACCTGTTTATGAGGGGATTGTGGTGTGTACCGAGTTCAAGGATGCAATTCTTGAG GCATATGCAGAAGAAGAGGTGAGAAGAGAGGCCAAAGAGCGGAGGAGGACTGAAGCAGAAGCTCTTTCTAGGTGGTATCAGCTTCTTTCATCACTTATTACCCGACAGAGGCTGCACAATTGTTACGTAGACGGGGCATCCTCACAATCAGCAGTCAATATTGCAACATCCAACGATAAATCCTCCTTACTAGCTGGTGGCAGTGAGAACACGAGGAGCGCTCGTCAAGAAAAATCTGAGATAGCCAAATCTAATAGTCCACCATTTGTACTTGCAGAAAACCATGAGCATGTTTTCTTTGTAGAAGATCAGACTGTTGATGAAGAAAGTTCAACAAGGACGAAACGATGTCGTTGTGGCTTTTCAGTTCAATATGAGGAGTTGTAG
- the LOC101265989 gene encoding DNA repair protein RAD4 isoform X1: MRTRNQAKRQNQSTASEDSLKHYGEKESQSGCKDEASGNETLANISRGAVGKLLKRVNKSRGSRGLKTDDSYLRKQDTIVEPENGSSEAEKQLTGTTVVRTTLDAKCCTTDVLQNVPSEVEHGSTDVQCQSIEREDELDGIDWEDGPVDTLKSESNVKEDTINGVTVEFDAPPDPSKQKTVRRATAQEKELAELVHKVNLLCLLARGRFVDSACNDPLIQASLLSLLPAHLLKLTDAPKLTAKALAPLVNWIHSHFRVRGANDMEKPFHSALASTLESQEGTPEEVAALSVALFRALNLTTSPGLYTMRIHLNVQVSGRELSCVEQSNSETISSRLNYFYDLYSPVGNKFVSILDVASLKPEIEKSYPSGKGPSKAGSGIFSSSTLMVAGPKCSPLSPAKSMAYGKHNVSDKTSTSAGQATNDKSRETITDKSNKRMSASTSDAQGDSNDACIKKKEQPKRKGDLEFEMQLEMALSTTAVEIARNTMISDVKDVGSTSSNVSPFKKKKIKAEECSTSSHGISTAVGSKKVGAPLYWAEVYCSGENLTGKWVHVDVVNAITDGEQNVEAAAAACKLPLRYVVAFAGNGAKDVTRRYCTKWYKIASERVNSIWWDAVLAPLKELESVATSDVVHFAQGGNSFTATRSSLEDMELETRELTEPLPTNQQAYRSHHLYIIERWLNKNQILYPKGPVLGFCSGHPVYPRSCVRTLQRKERWLREGLQVKANEIPAKVLKRSGKQNKGHDVEDDDYGEGDCEGTVALYGQWQTEPLFLPPAVNGIVPKNERGQVDVWSEKCLPPGTVHLRLPRLVPIAKRLQIDFSPAMVGFEFRNGRSLPVYEGIVVCTEFKDAILEAYAEEEVRREAKERRRTEAEALSRWYQLLSSLITRQRLHNCYVDGASSQSAVNIATSNDKSSLLAGGSENTRSARQEKSEIAKSNSPPFVLAENHEHVFFVEDQTVDEESSTRTKRCRCGFSVQYEEL; the protein is encoded by the exons CAAGTGAAGACTCTTTGAAACACTATGGTGAGAAAGAGAGCCAAAGCGGCTGCAAAGACGAAGCCAGTGGCAATG AAACTCTGGCAAACATATCTCGAGGTGCAGTGGGGAAACTTCTGAAACGAGTCAACAAGTCACGTGGCTCTCGGGGTCTGAAAACAGATGATAGTTACCTACGCAAACAGGATACCATCGTCGAG CCAGAGAATGGATCAAGTGAGGCAGAAAAGCAGCTTACTGGTACTACAGTTGTAAGGACTACATTAGATGCTAAATGCTGCACTACAGATGTGTTACAAAATGTGCCATCGGAAGTGGAACATGGAAGTACAGATGTTCAGTGTCAGAGTATTGAGAGGGaagatgaacttgatggtattGATTGGGAAGATGGGCCAGTTGATACTTTGAAGTCTGAAAGCAATGTTAAGGAAGATACAATCAATGGTGTGACTGTTGAGTTTGATGCTCCGCCTGATCCTAGTAAACAGAAGACAGTACGCCGAGCAACTGCACAAGAAAAG GAATTGGCTGAGCTTGTGCATAAGGTTAACTTGCTTTGTTTACTAGCAAGGGGCAGGTTTGTAGATAGCGCTTGCAATGATCCTCTTATCCAG GCTTCGTTACTTTCACTGCTGCCTGCACATCTGCTGAAGTTGACCGATGCTCCAAAACTTACTGCAAAGGCACTAGCTCCTCTTGTCAATTGG ATCCATAGTCATTTCCGTGTTAGAGGTGCAAATGATATGGAGAAGCCATTTCATTCAGCTTTGGCATCAACTCTCGAGTCCCAGGAAGGGACCCCAGAAGAg GTTGCTGCATTATCTGTGGCCCTGTTTAGGGCCTTGAATCTTACGACCAG TCCTGGATTGTATACCATGAGGATTCATTTAAATGTGCAAGTCAGTGGGAGGGAGTTAAGCTGTGTAGAGCAGTCAAACTCTGAAACTATCTCAAGTcggttgaattatttttatgactTGTATTCCCCAGTTGGTAATAA GTTCGTATCAATCTTGGATGTGGCTTCTTTGAAGCCTGAAATTGAGAAATCATATCCCTCTGGTAAAGGCCCTAGTAAGGCTGGTAGTGGGATATTTAGCTCTTCAACATTGATGGTGGCTGGACCAAAGtgttctcctctctctcctGCTAAATCTATGGCTTATGGCAAGCACAATGTTTCTGATAAGACTTCAACATCTGCTGGCCAAGCTACCAATGACAAGTCTAGAGAAACTATTACAGATAAGTCTAATAAAAGAATGTCAGCATCGACATCAGATGCTCAGGGTGATTCTAATGAtgcatgtattaaaaaaaaagagcagCCAAAGAGAAAAGGGGACCTTGAATTTGAGATGCAGTTGGAAATGGCTCTTTCTACGACCGCAGTTGAAATTGCTAGGAACACTATGATCTCAGATGTGAAGGATGTAGGAAGCACTTCATCAAATGTATCACctttcaaaaagaagaaaattaaagcAGAAGAGTGTTCAACTTCCTCTCATGGAATATCAACTGCTGTTGGATCTAAGAAAGTAGGGGCACCTCTATACTGGGCAGAGGTCTACTGCAGTGGTGAGAACCTGACTGGGAAGTGGGTGCATGTTGATGTTGTAAATGCAATCACTGATGGAGAGCAAAATGTGGAAGCTGCAGCAGCTGCATGCAAGTTGCCTTTAAGATATGTTGTTGCTTTTGCTGGAAATGGAGCTAAAGATGTGACACGCAG GTACTGTACAAAGTGGTACAAGATAGCATCTGAACGAGTCAACTCAATTTGGTGGGATGCAGTATTGGCACCATTAAAGGAGTTGGAGTCGGTTGCCACCAGTGATGTAGTTCATTTTGCACAAGGAG GGAATTCTTTTACAGCAACCAGGAGCTCTCTCGAAGACATGGAGTTGGAAACAAGGGAACTGACTGAACCTCTTCCAACAAATCAACAG GCTTACAGAAGCCATCACCTATACATAATTGAAAGATGGCTTAACAAAAATCAGATACTCTACCCCAAAGGACCTGTATTAGGTTTTTGTTCTGGTCATCCAGTATACCCACGATCTTGTGTACGAACACTCCAAAGAAAGGAAAGATGGCTTCGCGAGGGGCTCCAAGTGAAAGCTAATGAGATACCCGCAAAg GTTCTGAAGCGTTCCGGAAAGCAGAACAAAGGACATGATGTTGAAGATGATGATTATGGCGAGGGAGATTGTGAAGGAACTGTCGCTCTCTATGGACAGTGGCAAACTGAACCACTGTTTCTTCCTCCTGCAGTAAATGGCATTGTACCTAAG AATGAGCGAGGTCAAGTGGATGTCTGGTCCGAGAAGTGCCTTCCACCCGGTACAGTCCATTTGAGATTGCCAAGGTTGGTTCCTATTGCTAAAAGGCTGCAAATAGATTTTTCACCTGCTATGGTTGGATTTGAATTCCGAAATGGTCGATCTCTACCTGTTTATGAGGGGATTGTGGTGTGTACCGAGTTCAAGGATGCAATTCTTGAG GCATATGCAGAAGAAGAGGTGAGAAGAGAGGCCAAAGAGCGGAGGAGGACTGAAGCAGAAGCTCTTTCTAGGTGGTATCAGCTTCTTTCATCACTTATTACCCGACAGAGGCTGCACAATTGTTACGTAGACGGGGCATCCTCACAATCAGCAGTCAATATTGCAACATCCAACGATAAATCCTCCTTACTAGCTGGTGGCAGTGAGAACACGAGGAGCGCTCGTCAAGAAAAATCTGAGATAGCCAAATCTAATAGTCCACCATTTGTACTTGCAGAAAACCATGAGCATGTTTTCTTTGTAGAAGATCAGACTGTTGATGAAGAAAGTTCAACAAGGACGAAACGATGTCGTTGTGGCTTTTCAGTTCAATATGAGGAGTTGTAG